A genomic window from Thioalkalivibrio sp. ALJ12 includes:
- the murC gene encoding UDP-N-acetylmuramate--L-alanine ligase, whose translation MNAPRLPRHAMRRIRRIHCVGIGGSGMSGIAEVLHQLGYEVSGSDLGQSAMVARLTGMGIPVSPAHTEENVAEADVLVVSSAIDPSNPEVQAARRRGIPIVRRAEMLAELMRFRYGIAVAGTHGKTTTTSLVASVLAEAGMDPTFVIGGRLNSTASHSNLGAGDYLVAEADESDASFLHLQPMISIVTNIDADHLGTYGNDFGNLRATFLEFLHHLPFYGIAVLCADDPQVRDLYPELERPRLTYGIEAEADVRALNVRQEGVRMFFDLKLPGQAAFPVTLNLPGRHNVLNALAAAAVAHELEVAPAAIQAALERFQGIGRRFQVQELETAPGPLTLVDDYGHHPREIEATQAAARDAWPDRRRITVFQPHRYTRTRDLFEDFAEALSETDVLILLEVYPAGEEPIPSADGRSLARAIRLRGQVEPVFVEHAADVAEVLSGMLKPNDVVITQGAGDIGRLASLLPDQLGAMKRPGSTT comes from the coding sequence ATGAATGCCCCGCGTCTGCCCCGCCACGCGATGCGCCGCATCCGCCGTATTCACTGTGTCGGGATCGGTGGCTCCGGCATGAGCGGGATCGCCGAGGTCCTGCATCAGCTGGGCTACGAGGTCTCCGGATCGGATCTCGGGCAGTCGGCGATGGTCGCGCGACTGACGGGCATGGGCATCCCGGTGTCACCCGCGCATACCGAAGAAAACGTCGCCGAGGCCGATGTGCTGGTCGTCTCCAGCGCAATCGATCCCTCCAACCCCGAGGTGCAGGCGGCCCGCCGCCGCGGGATCCCGATTGTGCGCCGCGCGGAGATGCTGGCGGAGCTGATGCGCTTTCGCTATGGCATTGCGGTGGCCGGCACTCACGGCAAGACCACCACGACCAGCCTGGTGGCCAGCGTGCTCGCCGAGGCCGGTATGGACCCCACCTTCGTGATCGGCGGGCGCCTGAACAGCACGGCCAGTCACTCGAACCTGGGGGCGGGCGACTATCTGGTGGCCGAGGCCGACGAGAGCGATGCCTCGTTCCTGCACCTGCAGCCGATGATCAGCATCGTGACCAATATCGATGCCGACCACCTCGGGACCTATGGCAACGATTTCGGGAACCTGCGCGCGACCTTCCTCGAGTTCCTGCATCACCTGCCGTTCTACGGCATCGCCGTGCTGTGCGCGGACGACCCGCAGGTGCGCGATCTCTATCCCGAACTGGAGCGCCCGCGCCTGACCTACGGCATCGAGGCGGAAGCCGATGTGCGCGCCCTGAACGTGCGCCAGGAAGGCGTGCGCATGTTCTTCGACCTGAAGCTGCCCGGGCAGGCCGCGTTCCCGGTCACGCTGAACCTCCCCGGGCGGCACAACGTGCTCAATGCCCTGGCCGCGGCGGCCGTCGCGCACGAACTGGAGGTTGCCCCTGCGGCGATCCAGGCGGCGCTCGAGCGCTTCCAGGGGATCGGGCGGCGCTTCCAGGTGCAGGAGCTCGAGACCGCGCCGGGCCCGCTGACCCTGGTCGACGACTACGGGCATCACCCGCGCGAGATCGAGGCGACCCAGGCCGCGGCGCGCGACGCCTGGCCCGACCGGCGGCGCATCACCGTGTTCCAGCCGCACCGGTACACCCGCACCCGCGACCTGTTCGAGGACTTCGCCGAGGCCCTGTCCGAGACCGATGTGCTGATCCTGCTGGAGGTCTATCCCGCCGGCGAGGAACCGATCCCCAGCGCCGATGGCCGCAGCCTCGCGCGGGCGATCCGTCTGCGCGGGCAGGTCGAGCCGGTGTTCGTCGAGCATGCGGCCGACGTCGCCGAGGTCCTGTCCGGGATGCTGAAGCCGAACGATGTCGTGATCACCCAGGGGGCCGGCGATATCGGTCGGCTGGCCAGCCTGCTGCCGGACCAGCTGGGAGCGATGAAACGCCCCGGGAGTACGACATGA
- the ftsW gene encoding putative lipid II flippase FtsW: MSTGSLPLGLPSRDSLDGLRNSVDLPLLAAAALLLGLGLIMVASASMDLGERYYGNTWHFFQRQVLFAAIGLALATVMWAIPLERWERAGPWLLILVMVLLIAVLLPGVGRTVNGATRWIPIGMFNLQVAEPVKLLVVMYLAGYIVRHYSTLRLHLRGFVRPLVVLGFGTVLLLLQPDFGGAAIMLAIGMGMLFLAGAKLWQFAALGATIAVGMAFVAVAAPYRVARLTAFLDPWQDPFATGFQLTQSLIAIGSGGWFGAGLGNSVQKLFYLPEAHNDFLFAVFAEEFGFIGVIALIALFAVVVWRCVKIGLWAERAGHAFGSHLAFGVAIWLALQSALNLAVNMGLLPTKGMTLPFLSYGGSSLIVTLMAIGLVMRVYREAQIPAPRQSTAPRRKRGRA, from the coding sequence ATGAGTACCGGATCGCTGCCCCTCGGACTGCCCTCGCGCGACTCGCTCGATGGACTGCGCAACAGCGTGGACCTGCCGCTGCTGGCCGCGGCCGCGTTGCTGCTGGGGCTCGGTCTGATCATGGTCGCCTCGGCCTCGATGGACCTGGGCGAGCGCTACTATGGCAACACCTGGCACTTCTTCCAGCGCCAGGTCCTGTTCGCCGCCATCGGTCTGGCGTTGGCGACCGTGATGTGGGCGATCCCGCTGGAGCGCTGGGAGCGCGCCGGTCCCTGGTTGCTGATCCTGGTCATGGTGCTGTTGATTGCGGTCCTGCTCCCGGGCGTGGGCCGAACCGTGAACGGCGCGACCCGCTGGATCCCGATCGGCATGTTCAACCTCCAGGTGGCCGAGCCGGTGAAACTGCTGGTGGTCATGTACCTGGCCGGCTACATCGTGCGTCATTACTCGACCCTGCGGTTGCACCTGCGCGGCTTTGTCCGCCCGCTGGTCGTGCTGGGCTTCGGGACAGTACTCCTGCTTCTGCAGCCTGACTTTGGTGGCGCGGCGATCATGCTGGCGATCGGTATGGGCATGCTGTTCCTGGCCGGCGCCAAGCTGTGGCAGTTCGCCGCGCTCGGCGCGACCATCGCGGTGGGTATGGCCTTCGTCGCAGTGGCTGCGCCCTACCGGGTCGCGCGCCTGACCGCATTCCTCGACCCCTGGCAGGACCCGTTCGCGACCGGGTTCCAGCTGACCCAGTCGCTGATCGCGATCGGGTCTGGCGGCTGGTTCGGTGCCGGTCTGGGCAACAGCGTGCAGAAGCTGTTCTACCTGCCGGAGGCCCATAACGACTTCCTGTTCGCGGTCTTCGCCGAGGAGTTTGGCTTTATCGGTGTGATCGCACTGATCGCGCTGTTTGCGGTCGTGGTCTGGCGCTGCGTGAAGATTGGGCTCTGGGCGGAGCGTGCCGGGCATGCATTTGGTTCGCACCTGGCCTTTGGTGTCGCGATCTGGCTGGCGCTGCAGAGTGCGCTCAATCTCGCGGTGAACATGGGGCTGCTGCCGACCAAGGGTATGACGCTGCCATTTCTCAGCTACGGCGGCAGTTCATTGATCGTCACGCTGATGGCGATCGGTTTGGTGATGCGGGTCTATCGCGAGGCGCAGATCCCGGCCCCGCGCCAGTCGACAGCGCCGCGGCGCAAGAGGGGGCGGGCATGA
- the murG gene encoding undecaprenyldiphospho-muramoylpentapeptide beta-N-acetylglucosaminyltransferase produces the protein MNNPLRILIMAGGTGGHVFPGLAVADALRARGVEVLWLGSARGIETRLVPAAGIELHTLPISGVRGKGLAGLLLAPWRLGISLWAALALITRLRPAAVIGFGGFAAGPGGLMAAALGRPLAIHEQNAVAGLTNRWLARIADRVYAGFDHAFPERHTVTVVGNPVRAEIAALPEPEQRFDERSGPLRVLVLGGSLGARSLNRMVPAGLEQARDAQPMVIRHQAGERTLDEARAAYAETALEYEVTPFIEDMAEAYGWADLVICRAGALTVAEVAAAGVPALFVPYPHAVDDHQTANARALVEAGAAWRLADTDLTPERVAEIVRPLGREALRERARLAREQACPDTAERLAEACLEMAHARRGRKNS, from the coding sequence ATGAACAATCCCCTGCGCATCCTGATCATGGCCGGCGGTACCGGTGGACACGTCTTCCCGGGGCTGGCGGTCGCCGACGCCCTGCGCGCCCGTGGCGTCGAGGTCCTCTGGCTGGGCAGCGCGCGCGGGATCGAGACGCGTCTGGTGCCTGCGGCGGGCATCGAGCTGCACACCCTCCCGATCAGCGGCGTGCGCGGCAAGGGGTTGGCGGGACTGCTGCTGGCGCCCTGGCGCCTCGGGATCTCGCTGTGGGCGGCGCTGGCCCTGATTACCCGCTTGCGTCCGGCCGCGGTGATCGGCTTTGGCGGATTTGCGGCCGGCCCCGGCGGCCTGATGGCCGCTGCGTTGGGGCGCCCCCTGGCGATCCATGAGCAGAACGCCGTCGCCGGCCTGACCAACCGCTGGCTGGCGCGCATCGCGGACCGGGTCTATGCGGGCTTCGATCACGCCTTCCCGGAGCGTCACACCGTGACCGTGGTGGGCAATCCGGTCCGTGCGGAGATCGCCGCGTTGCCGGAGCCGGAGCAGCGCTTCGACGAGCGTTCGGGCCCGCTGCGGGTGCTGGTGTTGGGTGGCAGCCTTGGGGCGCGCTCGCTGAACCGCATGGTGCCGGCGGGGCTCGAGCAGGCCCGCGACGCGCAGCCGATGGTGATTCGCCACCAGGCCGGGGAGCGTACGTTGGACGAGGCCCGCGCGGCCTATGCCGAGACCGCGCTGGAATACGAGGTGACCCCTTTTATCGAAGACATGGCCGAGGCCTATGGCTGGGCGGATCTGGTGATTTGCCGGGCCGGGGCGCTGACTGTGGCCGAGGTCGCGGCGGCCGGTGTCCCGGCCCTGTTCGTGCCCTATCCGCATGCGGTTGATGATCACCAGACCGCCAATGCCCGTGCTCTGGTCGAGGCGGGTGCGGCCTGGCGCCTGGCCGATACCGATCTGACGCCAGAGCGGGTCGCCGAGATCGTACGTCCGCTGGGCCGCGAGGCCCTGCGCGAGCGCGCCCGGCTGGCCCGCGAACAGGCCTGCCCCGACACTGCCGAGCGTCTGGCCGAGGCCTGCCTGGAGATGGCCCATGCCCGGCGCGGGAGGAAGAACTCATGA
- the murB gene encoding UDP-N-acetylmuramate dehydrogenase yields the protein MMAARAVEPVNGPFAHAPRGEVRPDAPLAGLTSWRVGGPADWLFRPVDRADLVSALADHARHAPAMPVTFLGLGSNVLIRDGGIEGLVVHLSGVINERERLEGNRVRLGAGLACAQAARFCARQGLVGGEFLAGIPGTLGGALRMNAGAWGGEIWPLVESVSTVDADGQEHQREPGEYRIGYRSVEGPDEWFTGCVLQLEPGDPATATARIKELLRERSRTQPLGLPSCGSVFRNPPGDHAARLIEAAGLKGLRHGGAEISPKHANFITHDGAAQAADIEWLLHHAQSEVERRFGVCLEPEVRLLGRPRPMDETIEGRQ from the coding sequence ATGATGGCGGCGCGCGCGGTGGAACCGGTGAACGGCCCGTTCGCCCACGCCCCTCGGGGCGAGGTACGGCCCGATGCCCCGCTGGCGGGGCTGACCTCCTGGCGTGTGGGAGGTCCGGCCGACTGGCTGTTCCGGCCGGTGGACCGGGCCGATCTCGTGTCGGCGCTGGCGGATCACGCCCGTCATGCCCCCGCGATGCCGGTTACCTTCCTGGGGCTGGGCAGCAACGTGCTGATCCGCGACGGCGGCATCGAGGGGCTGGTGGTGCACCTGTCCGGTGTAATCAACGAACGCGAGCGCCTGGAGGGCAACCGCGTACGGCTCGGAGCCGGGCTCGCCTGCGCCCAGGCGGCCCGTTTCTGTGCGCGCCAGGGACTGGTGGGCGGTGAATTTCTGGCCGGCATCCCGGGCACCCTGGGCGGTGCCTTGCGCATGAACGCGGGGGCCTGGGGCGGCGAGATCTGGCCGCTGGTCGAGTCGGTGTCCACCGTGGATGCCGACGGACAGGAGCACCAGCGTGAGCCGGGCGAGTACCGCATCGGCTATCGCAGCGTCGAGGGTCCGGACGAGTGGTTTACCGGCTGCGTGCTGCAGCTGGAACCGGGCGATCCGGCCACCGCCACGGCGCGCATCAAGGAGCTGCTGCGTGAGCGCTCGCGCACGCAGCCGCTGGGTCTGCCGTCGTGCGGATCGGTGTTCCGCAATCCGCCTGGTGATCACGCTGCGCGCCTGATCGAGGCGGCGGGACTGAAGGGCCTGCGCCACGGTGGCGCGGAGATCTCCCCCAAGCACGCGAATTTCATTACCCACGATGGCGCGGCGCAGGCCGCCGACATCGAGTGGCTGCTGCACCACGCCCAAAGCGAGGTGGAGCGGCGCTTTGGTGTGTGCCTGGAGCCCGAGGTGCGGCTGCTGGGTCGACCGCGCCCCATGGACGAGACAATCGAGGGAAGGCAATGA
- a CDS encoding D-alanine--D-alanine ligase, which produces MSRRKPEEYGRVAVLMGGWSGERDISLKSGNAVLAALRRQGVDAHAVDLTRETARCMALEGYDRVFIALHGECGEDGTLQGCMDMAGMPYTGTGVLGSALGMDKLACKRLWAGTNLPSAPYRLLTPGFDPEAVADALGLPLIVKPARGGSSLGITRVDRAEDLPAAFDAARVQPGQVFAEQWITGREYTVAVLGNEPLPVIEIRAASGFYDYHAKYEADDTGYLCPPPDLSRSAQLELQSLAIAAFAALEGCGWGRVDILQDEHGENFLIEVNTIPGMTDHSLVPKAAAQAGIDFDELCLRILDSSFECGGLR; this is translated from the coding sequence ATGAGCAGGCGCAAACCGGAAGAATACGGGCGCGTGGCGGTCCTGATGGGCGGCTGGTCCGGCGAGCGGGACATCTCGCTCAAGAGTGGCAACGCTGTACTGGCGGCGCTGCGCCGCCAGGGCGTCGATGCCCATGCCGTTGACCTTACCCGCGAGACGGCGCGGTGCATGGCGCTGGAGGGCTACGACCGGGTATTCATCGCACTGCATGGCGAGTGCGGCGAGGACGGGACGTTGCAGGGCTGTATGGACATGGCCGGCATGCCGTATACCGGGACTGGGGTCCTCGGTTCGGCGCTGGGTATGGACAAGCTGGCCTGCAAGCGCCTCTGGGCGGGCACGAACCTCCCGAGTGCGCCGTATCGCCTGCTGACACCGGGCTTCGATCCGGAGGCGGTGGCGGATGCCCTCGGCCTGCCGCTGATCGTCAAACCCGCGCGCGGTGGCTCCAGCCTGGGCATCACCCGGGTCGATCGTGCTGAAGACCTGCCGGCCGCCTTTGATGCGGCGCGCGTGCAGCCGGGCCAGGTGTTCGCCGAACAGTGGATCACCGGACGCGAGTACACGGTTGCGGTGCTCGGCAACGAGCCCCTGCCGGTGATCGAGATTCGCGCGGCGAGCGGTTTCTACGACTACCACGCGAAGTACGAGGCGGACGATACCGGCTACCTGTGCCCGCCCCCGGACCTGTCGCGCAGTGCGCAGCTGGAGCTGCAGTCGCTGGCCATCGCCGCCTTTGCTGCCCTCGAGGGCTGCGGTTGGGGCCGGGTGGACATCCTGCAGGACGAACACGGCGAGAACTTCCTGATCGAGGTCAACACCATCCCCGGCATGACCGACCACTCGCTGGTGCCGAAGGCCGCCGCGCAGGCGGGCATCGACTTCGACGAGCTGTGCCTGCGCATCCTCGATTCCAGCTTTGAATGCGGAGGGCTGCGTTGA
- the mraY gene encoding phospho-N-acetylmuramoyl-pentapeptide-transferase yields the protein MLYALTEYLAQFYSGFTVFQYLTLRAILGVVTALAIALLIGPAMIRRLTVGNVGQQVRDDGPESHLSKAGTPTMGGALILVAVAVATLLWSDLTNRFVWIVLLTTLAFGAVGGWDDYLKLRYGNSKGLSAKAKLLWQTLFALIAAGVIMATAQSPVETSFYLPIFKDFELHLGWLFIPLVWLVVVGSSNAVNLTDGLDGLAIMPAVLVAGALGVFAYAAGHAVFADYLQIPAVPGVGEVGIFAAALVGAGLGFLWFNAYPAQVFMGDVGALALGAALGMMAILTRQEIVLLIMGGIFVLETLSVMLQVTSFKLTGRRIFRMAPLHHHFELKGWPEPRVIVRFWILTVVFVLIGLATLKIR from the coding sequence ATGCTGTACGCGCTGACTGAGTATCTCGCGCAGTTCTATAGCGGCTTCACGGTCTTTCAGTACCTGACCCTGCGCGCGATTCTTGGCGTGGTCACCGCGCTGGCGATCGCGCTGCTGATTGGCCCCGCGATGATCCGCCGGCTGACGGTTGGCAACGTCGGCCAGCAGGTTCGTGACGACGGGCCGGAGTCGCATCTGAGCAAGGCCGGTACGCCGACCATGGGTGGGGCGCTGATTCTGGTGGCGGTGGCGGTGGCTACCCTGCTGTGGAGCGACCTGACCAACCGCTTTGTCTGGATTGTGCTGCTGACCACGCTGGCCTTTGGTGCGGTTGGCGGCTGGGACGACTATCTGAAGCTGCGCTACGGCAACAGCAAGGGGCTCTCGGCCAAGGCCAAGCTCCTGTGGCAGACGCTGTTCGCGCTGATCGCCGCCGGGGTGATCATGGCCACCGCGCAGAGCCCGGTGGAGACCAGTTTCTATCTCCCGATCTTCAAGGATTTCGAGCTGCACCTTGGCTGGCTGTTCATTCCGCTGGTCTGGCTGGTCGTGGTCGGGTCCTCCAACGCGGTCAACCTGACCGACGGCCTCGACGGCCTGGCGATTATGCCGGCGGTGCTGGTGGCTGGGGCCCTCGGGGTATTCGCCTATGCGGCCGGACACGCGGTATTCGCGGATTACCTGCAGATCCCCGCGGTGCCGGGGGTGGGCGAGGTGGGTATCTTCGCCGCCGCGCTGGTCGGGGCCGGGCTCGGCTTTTTGTGGTTCAACGCCTATCCCGCCCAGGTCTTTATGGGCGATGTCGGGGCCCTGGCCTTGGGCGCGGCCCTGGGCATGATGGCGATCCTGACCCGCCAGGAGATCGTGCTCCTGATCATGGGCGGCATTTTCGTGCTGGAGACGCTGTCGGTGATGCTCCAGGTCACCTCGTTCAAGCTCACCGGCCGGCGCATCTTCCGCATGGCGCCGCTGCATCACCACTTCGAACTCAAGGGCTGGCCGGAGCCGCGCGTGATCGTGCGCTTCTGGATCCTGACCGTTGTGTTCGTCCTGATCGGTCTTGCGACCCTGAAGATCCGCTGA
- a CDS encoding cell division protein FtsQ/DivIB → MTGPGLRLLAGMGLAGALVLGFSLWLHFDPDQHLPIGSIQITGEPRHADTDVILERVRAHAPGFVGTDLEVLRGELQAMPWVDSVQLRRRWPDTLEIHVTEPVPVAQWGDDHLVDRHGRLFGPVDLAEWDFLPALAGEDGRQVVLMHRYLEVSARLADAGFEVAGVHEGKRHDWTIHLSDGAEVLMGRDVNLNRLGQLVRAAPALRAREDAPIARVDLRYPHGLAVAWAEEADNNGGNAR, encoded by the coding sequence ATGACGGGGCCGGGGCTACGCCTGCTCGCCGGCATGGGACTGGCCGGGGCTCTGGTGCTGGGCTTCAGCCTGTGGCTGCACTTCGACCCGGATCAGCATCTGCCGATCGGCTCCATCCAGATTACCGGCGAGCCGCGTCACGCCGACACGGACGTGATTCTCGAGCGGGTACGGGCGCATGCACCGGGTTTCGTGGGTACGGACCTCGAGGTGCTGCGCGGGGAGCTGCAGGCGATGCCCTGGGTGGACAGCGTACAACTGCGTCGGCGCTGGCCGGACACCCTGGAGATCCACGTGACCGAGCCGGTCCCGGTGGCCCAGTGGGGCGACGACCACCTGGTCGACCGCCATGGGCGCCTGTTCGGGCCGGTGGATCTCGCCGAATGGGATTTCCTGCCGGCACTGGCCGGCGAGGACGGCCGTCAGGTGGTGTTGATGCACCGCTACCTGGAGGTCTCCGCGCGCCTGGCCGACGCCGGTTTCGAGGTGGCGGGCGTGCACGAGGGCAAGCGGCATGACTGGACCATACACCTGTCCGACGGGGCCGAGGTCCTGATGGGCCGCGACGTGAATCTGAACCGGCTGGGCCAGCTGGTACGCGCGGCGCCGGCCCTGAGGGCGCGCGAGGACGCCCCGATTGCGCGAGTGGATCTGCGCTATCCGCACGGTCTGGCTGTGGCCTGGGCCGAAGAAGCGGACAACAACGGCGGCAACGCCCGATGA
- the murD gene encoding UDP-N-acetylmuramoyl-L-alanine--D-glutamate ligase, translating into MSKPQPHNLIVGTGATGQSVARFLRARGETFAITDTRRDPPALAAGAAAAWLSEAWAGPLDGLDTSGYARLIVSPGVPLEHPAVEQARVAGAAITGDIDLFAAVAQAPVIAITGSNGKSTVTALVGEILTAAGRKVAIGGNFGTPALDLLDPAVEVYVLELSSFQLERSEHLVPDGAAILNISPDHMDRYPDLAAYIQAKARILDRAARGVLNRDDPWLRELPLPAGLRVVSFGLDAPLAATDFGVTTGEAEPDLVRGEERLLSTARLRLRGQHNWANALAALALAWPWLESTQARSEALAALADFAGLPHRSQWIARVAEVDYVNDSKGTNVGATLAALRGTPGPLVLIAGGQGKGQDFSPLADYVPGKVRGVVLLGEDAPLIARALASVVPVQRVDNMTAAVAQAAAWAQPGDTVLLSPGCASLDMYENYQARGNDFARAVRERAA; encoded by the coding sequence ATGTCGAAGCCACAGCCGCACAATCTGATCGTGGGAACCGGAGCGACGGGGCAGTCCGTCGCGCGATTCCTGCGTGCGCGTGGCGAGACCTTTGCGATCACCGACACGCGCCGCGATCCACCGGCCCTGGCGGCCGGGGCCGCCGCCGCGTGGCTGTCCGAGGCCTGGGCCGGACCGCTGGACGGTCTTGATACCTCCGGCTATGCCCGCCTGATCGTCTCGCCGGGGGTCCCGCTGGAACACCCGGCCGTCGAACAGGCCCGGGTCGCTGGCGCGGCGATCACCGGCGACATTGACCTGTTTGCGGCAGTGGCGCAGGCCCCGGTCATTGCGATCACCGGCTCCAACGGCAAGAGCACGGTCACCGCCCTGGTGGGCGAGATCCTGACAGCCGCAGGTCGCAAGGTCGCGATCGGCGGCAACTTCGGCACCCCGGCGCTGGACCTCCTGGACCCGGCGGTGGAGGTCTATGTCCTGGAGCTGTCCAGCTTCCAGCTCGAGCGCAGCGAGCACCTGGTGCCGGATGGCGCCGCGATCCTGAATATCTCGCCCGACCATATGGATCGCTACCCGGATCTGGCCGCGTACATCCAGGCCAAGGCCCGCATCCTCGACCGTGCCGCTCGCGGTGTGCTCAATCGCGATGACCCCTGGCTGCGCGAGCTGCCCCTGCCGGCCGGTCTGCGCGTGGTCTCGTTCGGGCTGGATGCCCCGCTGGCCGCGACCGACTTCGGCGTGACGACGGGCGAGGCCGAGCCGGACCTGGTGCGTGGCGAGGAACGCCTGCTGTCCACCGCGCGCCTGCGTCTGCGCGGACAGCACAACTGGGCCAATGCCCTGGCCGCGCTGGCGCTGGCCTGGCCGTGGCTGGAATCAACGCAGGCGCGTAGCGAGGCGCTGGCTGCGCTGGCCGACTTCGCGGGCCTGCCGCACCGTTCGCAGTGGATCGCGCGGGTGGCCGAGGTCGACTACGTCAACGACTCCAAGGGCACCAACGTGGGCGCGACCCTGGCCGCGCTACGGGGTACGCCGGGGCCTCTGGTGCTGATCGCCGGTGGGCAGGGCAAGGGGCAGGATTTCTCGCCGCTGGCGGATTACGTGCCCGGCAAGGTCCGGGGCGTCGTGCTGCTCGGCGAGGATGCTCCGCTGATTGCCCGGGCCCTGGCCTCGGTGGTGCCGGTCCAGCGGGTGGACAACATGACCGCCGCCGTGGCACAGGCCGCGGCCTGGGCGCAGCCCGGAGACACCGTGCTGCTCTCGCCGGGCTGCGCGAGCCTCGACATGTACGAGAACTATCAGGCCCGCGGCAACGACTTCGCGCGGGCCGTGCGGGAGCGAGCGGCATGA
- the ftsA gene encoding cell division protein FtsA: MMAKKSEPGLIVGLDVGTSKIEAIVGELTDEGEIEIIGIGSSPSRGLKKGVVVNIESTVQSIQRAVEEAELMAGCEIHSVYTGIAGSHIKSYNSTGVVAIKDGEVVAGDVDRVIDAARAIAIPADQRILHVLPQEYIIDEQEGIREPIGMSGVRLEAKVHLVTGAVSAAQNIVKCVERCGLRVDDIILEQLASSYSVLSEDEKDLGVCLVDIGGGTTDIAVFAHGAIMHTAVIPIAGDQVTNDIAVALRTPTQYADELKIKYACALRTLADPGETIEVPGVGDRAARRLSRQTLASVVEPRYEELLQLVQAELRRSGTEEMIAAGVVLTGGSSRMEGVVDLAEEVFHMPVRLGVPQRVTGLLDVVKNPIHATGVGLLLYARESRAEQEARPVSSGFQGVWARMKRWFSGQL, encoded by the coding sequence ATGATGGCAAAGAAGTCGGAACCCGGACTGATCGTCGGCCTGGATGTCGGCACCTCGAAGATCGAGGCGATCGTCGGCGAGCTGACCGACGAGGGCGAGATCGAGATCATTGGCATCGGCTCCTCCCCGTCGCGCGGGCTGAAGAAGGGCGTGGTCGTGAACATCGAGTCCACCGTCCAGTCGATCCAGCGCGCGGTCGAGGAGGCCGAGCTGATGGCCGGCTGCGAGATCCATTCGGTCTACACCGGGATCGCCGGCTCTCACATCAAGAGCTACAACTCCACCGGCGTGGTCGCGATCAAGGACGGAGAGGTGGTGGCCGGAGACGTGGACCGGGTGATCGATGCCGCCCGCGCGATCGCGATCCCGGCCGACCAGCGCATCCTCCACGTGCTACCGCAGGAATACATCATCGACGAGCAGGAGGGCATCCGCGAGCCGATCGGGATGTCCGGGGTGCGGCTGGAGGCCAAGGTGCACCTGGTCACCGGCGCGGTGTCCGCGGCGCAGAACATCGTCAAGTGCGTGGAGCGCTGCGGGCTGCGAGTGGACGACATCATCCTCGAGCAGCTCGCCTCCAGCTATTCGGTGCTCAGCGAGGACGAGAAGGACCTGGGTGTCTGCCTGGTGGACATCGGCGGCGGGACCACCGACATCGCGGTGTTCGCCCACGGCGCGATCATGCACACCGCGGTGATCCCGATTGCCGGTGACCAGGTGACGAACGACATCGCGGTGGCCCTGCGCACGCCGACCCAGTACGCCGACGAACTCAAGATCAAGTACGCCTGTGCACTGCGCACGCTGGCCGACCCGGGCGAGACCATCGAGGTCCCCGGTGTCGGCGATCGCGCCGCGCGCCGGCTGTCGCGCCAGACGCTCGCCTCCGTGGTCGAGCCGCGTTACGAGGAACTGCTGCAGCTGGTGCAAGCGGAACTGCGCCGCAGTGGCACCGAGGAAATGATTGCCGCCGGGGTGGTGCTGACCGGCGGCTCGTCCCGAATGGAAGGTGTGGTGGACCTCGCCGAAGAGGTCTTCCACATGCCCGTACGCCTGGGGGTGCCGCAACGCGTCACCGGGCTCCTGGATGTGGTGAAGAACCCGATCCACGCGACGGGGGTGGGGCTGTTGCTCTACGCCCGCGAGTCGCGTGCGGAGCAGGAGGCCCGGCCCGTGAGCAGCGGGTTCCAGGGTGTATGGGCGCGCATGAAGCGCTGGTTTTCCGGGCAGCTCTGA